One Cyclopterus lumpus isolate fCycLum1 chromosome 7, fCycLum1.pri, whole genome shotgun sequence DNA window includes the following coding sequences:
- the si:rp71-17i16.4 gene encoding troponin C, skeletal muscle, which produces MSSGGMFGYENKLENMPTDAQSDARSFLTEEMIAEFKAAFDMFDTDGGGDISTKELGQVMRMLGQNPSREELDAIIEEVDEDGSGTIDFEEFLVMMVQQLKEDQAGKSEEELSECFRIFDKNGDGFVDREEFGEILHLTGEPVVEEDIDEMFGEGDTNKDGKIDFDEFLKMMENVQ; this is translated from the exons atgtcatcaggtgGCATGTTCGGATATGAGAACAAACTGGAAAATATG CCCACTGACGCCCAAAGCGATGCCCGCTCCTTCCTGACTGAGGAGATGATTGCAG AGTTCAAGGCTGCATTCGACATGTTCGACACTGACGGTGGCGGTGACATCAGCACCAAGGAGTTGGGGCAGGTGATGAGGATGCTGGGTCAGAACCCGTCGAGGGAGGAGCTGGATGCCATCATTGAGGAGGTGGATGAGGACG GCAGCGGTACCATCGACTTCGAGGAGTTCTTGGTCATGATGGTGCAACAGCTCAAGGAGGACCAGGCTGGAAAGAGTGAAGAAGAGCTTTCAGAATGCTTCCGTATTTTTGACAA GAACGGAGATGGTTTCGTCGACCGGGAGGAGTTTGGAGAGATCCTCCATCTCACCGGAGAGCCGGTGGTAGAGGAGGACATCGACGAGATGTTCGGCgaaggagacacaaacaaagacgGAAAGATTGATTTTGATG AGTTTCTGAAGATGATGGAGAACGTCCAGTAG